From Hymenobacter sedentarius, a single genomic window includes:
- a CDS encoding RagB/SusD family nutrient uptake outer membrane protein, with amino-acid sequence MRYSKFAWATAVLALLQGTTGCSINETLNGQLTQDQIPKGDPAALLQGVYNAQREPIQGCVSVFALEEVSTDARIMPTRGPDWDDNGKWRALFNHTWDGNNERVRETFTQLEGIEYSSTDLLRFSPTAQQAAESRFLRAWAEFLLLDLYDQVLYREPGGSLGELAKVRKGTEALTYIISEITAIQKDLPDGPASRANKDAARVLLMKCYLNKGVYANRAAPTFDVADMNQVVKLADEIISSGKYSFTPNFFDNFAPNNTAIGLENIFTQANSFGNSGPTRDFWKFVSHYNMRPVDGYNGPATTAEFYDLFEATDKRRGVAYDSPGGPANPGRRVNVGFLAGQQYNLITNAPLTTRGGAPLAFTKDINLLETGPDLETKGIRPLKYPVDYASELKGGNGADNDHVSFRLADVLLMKAEAILRGATPTSAGTYGATPLAIVNTLRTHPSRGASPLTALTLDVLLDERGRELYGESWRRQDLIRFGKFLQARKDKPQSAPKYLIYPIPQSQADVNSNIKQNPGY; translated from the coding sequence ATGAGATATTCAAAGTTTGCCTGGGCAACGGCCGTGCTGGCGCTGCTGCAAGGCACCACGGGCTGCTCGATTAACGAGACCCTGAACGGCCAGCTCACCCAAGACCAGATTCCGAAAGGCGACCCGGCCGCCCTGCTGCAGGGCGTTTACAACGCGCAGCGCGAGCCCATTCAGGGCTGCGTGAGCGTGTTTGCCCTCGAAGAAGTGTCCACCGATGCCCGCATCATGCCCACCCGCGGGCCCGACTGGGACGACAACGGCAAGTGGCGCGCCCTCTTCAACCACACCTGGGACGGCAACAACGAGCGGGTGCGCGAAACCTTCACCCAGCTCGAAGGCATCGAGTACTCCTCCACCGACTTGCTGCGCTTCTCACCCACGGCCCAACAGGCCGCCGAGTCGCGGTTTCTGCGGGCCTGGGCCGAGTTCCTGCTGCTCGACCTCTACGACCAGGTGCTCTACCGGGAGCCGGGCGGCAGCCTGGGCGAGCTGGCCAAGGTGCGCAAAGGCACCGAGGCGCTGACCTACATCATCAGCGAAATCACCGCCATTCAGAAGGACCTGCCCGATGGCCCCGCCAGCCGCGCCAACAAAGACGCCGCCCGGGTCCTGCTGATGAAGTGCTACCTCAACAAGGGCGTGTACGCCAACCGCGCGGCCCCGACCTTCGACGTGGCCGACATGAACCAGGTAGTGAAGCTGGCCGACGAGATAATCAGCAGCGGCAAGTACTCTTTCACGCCCAACTTCTTCGACAACTTCGCGCCCAACAACACGGCCATTGGCCTGGAAAACATCTTCACCCAGGCCAACTCCTTTGGCAACAGCGGCCCCACGCGCGACTTCTGGAAGTTTGTGTCGCACTACAACATGCGGCCCGTGGACGGCTACAACGGCCCGGCCACCACGGCCGAGTTCTACGACCTGTTTGAGGCCACCGACAAGCGCCGGGGCGTCGCCTACGACTCGCCCGGCGGCCCCGCCAACCCTGGCCGGCGCGTGAACGTGGGCTTCCTCGCGGGCCAGCAGTACAACCTGATTACCAATGCGCCGCTCACCACGCGCGGCGGGGCCCCGCTGGCCTTTACCAAGGACATCAACCTTCTCGAAACCGGCCCCGACCTCGAGACGAAAGGCATTCGACCCCTGAAGTACCCCGTGGACTACGCCAGCGAGCTGAAAGGCGGCAACGGCGCCGACAACGACCACGTGTCCTTCCGCTTGGCCGACGTGCTGCTGATGAAGGCCGAAGCCATTCTGCGGGGCGCCACGCCCACCAGCGCCGGCACCTACGGCGCCACGCCCCTGGCCATCGTGAACACGCTGCGCACCCACCCTTCGCGCGGCGCCAGCCCCCTGACGGCGCTTACCCTCGACGTGCTGCTCGACGAGCGCGGCCGCGAGCTGTACGGCGAGTCGTGGCGGCGGCAGGACCTCATCCGGTTCGGCAAGTTCTTGCAGGCCCGCAAAGACAAGCCCCAGAGCGCCCCGAAGTACCTGATTTATCCCATTCCGCAGAGTCAGGCCGACGTAAACTCGAACATCAAGCAGAACCCCGGCTACTAA
- a CDS encoding glycoside hydrolase family 13 protein: MRNAAKTLSAALLLALAGCGGRQQKAESAQAGPAATGATKPAAAANQNETWWKEAVVYQVYPRSYQDSNGDGVGDLRGLISRLDYIKSLGVNVIWLNPIFGSPNDDNGYDISDYRAIMKDFGTMQDFDELLKGMHQRGLKVVLDLVVNHSSDEHEWFKQSRSSRTNPYRDYYHWWPAEKGTPNKRQSFFDVKGDAWAYDPTTKAYYLHYFSRKQPDLNWENPKLREEIYSMMRFWFDKGIDGFRMDVIPFISKDTTFPPLPAQYHGDFGRYYANGPHLHEYLQEMNREALSKYDVMSVAEGAGVTQADALQFVDPARKELNMLYHFEGMGVGLVPGNKYRMRTPGRYSLLDFKRVYTKWDSIFARTGWGTVYLGNHDQPRMTTRWGDDRPEFRAPSSKLLTTFLLTMRGTPYYYGGDELGMTNIRFTNIKDYQDIETRNMYAQLKGEGGDLTKFLAAQQLTARDNGRTPFQWDATANAGFTTGKPWLTINPNYAQINAAAEEKDPNSILNYFRKATALRRQHKVLVYGQYQLLDAANPNIYAYTRTQGNDKVLVVLNFTSEKRDWALPAGLTLGGAPWLNNYPTFAAGATLALLPWQALVLPLR, from the coding sequence ATGAGAAACGCAGCGAAAACCCTCTCGGCAGCCCTGCTCCTGGCCCTGGCCGGCTGCGGCGGGAGGCAGCAAAAAGCAGAATCGGCTCAGGCTGGCCCCGCAGCAACGGGGGCGACCAAGCCGGCGGCTGCGGCCAACCAAAACGAAACCTGGTGGAAAGAGGCGGTGGTGTACCAGGTGTACCCGCGCAGCTACCAGGACAGCAACGGCGACGGTGTGGGCGACCTGCGCGGCCTCATCTCGCGGCTCGACTACATCAAGAGCCTGGGCGTGAACGTGATTTGGCTCAACCCCATCTTCGGCTCGCCCAACGACGACAACGGCTACGACATCTCGGACTACCGCGCCATCATGAAGGATTTTGGCACTATGCAGGATTTCGACGAGCTGCTGAAGGGCATGCACCAGCGGGGACTGAAAGTAGTGCTCGACCTAGTGGTGAACCACAGCAGCGACGAGCATGAGTGGTTTAAGCAGTCGCGCAGCTCGCGCACCAACCCCTACCGCGACTACTACCACTGGTGGCCCGCCGAAAAAGGCACTCCCAACAAGCGCCAGAGCTTTTTCGATGTGAAGGGCGACGCCTGGGCCTACGACCCCACCACCAAGGCCTATTATCTGCACTACTTCTCGCGCAAGCAGCCCGACCTGAACTGGGAAAACCCCAAGCTGCGTGAGGAGATTTACAGCATGATGCGCTTTTGGTTCGACAAGGGCATCGATGGCTTTCGGATGGACGTGATTCCGTTTATCTCGAAGGACACCACGTTTCCGCCCCTGCCAGCCCAATACCACGGCGACTTCGGCCGCTACTACGCCAACGGCCCGCATCTGCACGAGTACCTGCAGGAGATGAACCGCGAGGCCCTGAGCAAGTACGACGTGATGAGTGTGGCCGAAGGCGCGGGCGTAACGCAGGCCGACGCCCTGCAGTTTGTGGACCCCGCCCGCAAGGAGCTCAACATGCTTTATCACTTCGAAGGCATGGGCGTGGGACTGGTCCCCGGCAATAAGTACCGGATGCGCACGCCCGGCCGCTACAGCCTGCTGGATTTTAAGCGGGTGTACACGAAGTGGGACAGCATTTTTGCCCGCACCGGCTGGGGCACCGTGTACCTCGGCAACCACGACCAGCCCCGCATGACCACGCGCTGGGGCGACGACCGGCCCGAATTCCGCGCGCCGTCGTCCAAGCTGCTCACCACCTTTCTACTCACCATGCGCGGCACGCCCTACTACTACGGCGGCGACGAGTTGGGCATGACCAACATCCGCTTTACCAACATCAAGGACTACCAGGACATCGAGACCCGCAACATGTACGCCCAGCTGAAGGGCGAGGGCGGCGACCTGACGAAGTTTCTGGCGGCCCAGCAGCTTACGGCCCGCGACAACGGCCGCACGCCCTTTCAGTGGGACGCCACTGCCAACGCCGGCTTCACCACCGGCAAGCCCTGGCTGACCATCAACCCCAACTACGCCCAGATAAACGCGGCGGCGGAGGAGAAAGACCCCAACTCCATTCTCAACTACTTCCGCAAGGCCACGGCCCTGCGCCGGCAGCACAAGGTGCTGGTGTACGGGCAGTACCAGCTGCTGGACGCGGCCAACCCCAATATCTACGCCTACACCCGCACGCAGGGCAACGACAAGGTGCTGGTCGTGCTCAACTTCACTTCCGAAAAGCGAGACTGGGCCCTGCCGGCCGGCCTCACGCTCGGCGGCGCGCCCTGGCTCAATAATTACCCCACCTTCGCGGCGGGCGCCACGCTGGCCCTGCTGCCCTGGCAGGCGCTGGTGCTGCCGCTGCGCTAA
- a CDS encoding glycoside hydrolase family 65 protein, producing MLLAKPEKLKFLISVLTLLWVAPATPAAAQAPDPWRLAADKVDPRNYYGATVANGMLGIVSSPEPFQVKSVVLAGAYDQYGRGRVSNFLNSFNLLNMYLEVDGRRLSGKDASNFRQELDMRHGSLTTTFDYADKATIKYTYYALRHLPFTVLLDVSITAKKDVALTAASVMDAPDALRDVQNYYNEIDRPHATLSLLTSSAQSSTGKLQLCASTSFLFNEAHGQEPRVIHEMWDSNMHLMKFSKALKAGQTYAYAVAGSSITSAHHPDPLNEAERMTIFARLEGRERLLSFHAKAWDDLWKSDIQIAGDAQAQQDVHSMLYHLYSFSRAGTEYSPSPMGLSGLGYNGHVFWDADLWMFPALLVLHPEIAKSLVEYRFRRLEPARHNAFSHGYKGAMFPWESADSGVEETPVWALSGPFEHHITACVALAAWQYYCVTQDKAWLREKGWPILSATADFWASRVERNGPGHYDIKNVVAADEWAENIDNDAFTNGAAQANLQAAAAAAKLLGLPADPDWALVARNIPILKMADGVTQEHATYKGEGIKQGDVNLLAYPLSIVTAPAQIKKDLTYYETRIPNEGTPAMTQAIFSLLYARLGNGDKAKLWFKDAYEPNLLPPFRVIAETKGGTNPYFATGAGGVLQAVLMGFGGLNITPAGITQSKTTLPTGWQSVKITGVGVQGKTYSVGR from the coding sequence ATGTTGCTAGCTAAACCCGAGAAGTTGAAATTCCTTATAAGCGTCCTGACGCTACTGTGGGTGGCGCCGGCAACCCCGGCCGCCGCCCAGGCGCCTGACCCCTGGCGACTTGCGGCCGACAAGGTGGACCCGCGCAACTACTACGGGGCCACGGTGGCCAACGGCATGCTGGGCATTGTGTCGTCGCCCGAGCCATTTCAGGTGAAGAGCGTGGTGCTGGCCGGCGCCTACGACCAGTACGGCCGGGGCCGGGTGAGCAACTTCCTAAACAGCTTCAACCTGCTCAATATGTACCTGGAAGTGGACGGCCGGCGGCTGTCGGGCAAGGACGCGAGCAACTTCCGCCAGGAGCTGGACATGCGCCACGGCTCGCTCACCACCACCTTCGACTACGCCGACAAGGCCACCATCAAGTACACGTACTACGCCCTGCGCCACCTGCCCTTCACGGTGCTGCTGGACGTGTCCATCACGGCCAAGAAAGACGTGGCCCTCACGGCCGCCAGCGTGATGGATGCGCCCGATGCCCTGCGCGACGTGCAGAACTACTACAACGAAATCGACCGGCCGCACGCCACGCTCAGCCTGCTCACGTCGTCGGCCCAGAGCAGCACGGGCAAGCTGCAGCTGTGTGCTTCCACCAGCTTCTTGTTCAACGAAGCGCACGGGCAGGAGCCGCGGGTTATTCACGAAATGTGGGACAGCAACATGCACCTGATGAAGTTCAGCAAGGCACTGAAGGCGGGGCAGACCTACGCTTATGCCGTGGCGGGCTCGTCCATTACCTCGGCCCACCACCCCGACCCGCTAAACGAAGCCGAGCGCATGACCATTTTTGCCCGGCTCGAAGGCCGGGAGCGCCTGCTCTCCTTCCACGCCAAGGCCTGGGACGATTTGTGGAAGAGCGACATTCAGATTGCCGGCGATGCCCAGGCCCAGCAGGACGTGCACAGCATGCTCTACCACCTCTACAGCTTCTCGCGGGCGGGCACCGAGTATTCGCCCTCGCCCATGGGGCTCTCGGGCCTGGGCTACAACGGCCACGTGTTCTGGGACGCGGACCTGTGGATGTTCCCGGCCCTGCTGGTGCTGCACCCCGAGATTGCGAAGTCGCTGGTGGAGTACCGCTTCCGGCGCCTGGAGCCGGCCCGGCACAACGCTTTTTCCCACGGCTACAAGGGCGCCATGTTCCCGTGGGAAAGCGCCGACTCGGGAGTGGAAGAAACACCGGTGTGGGCGCTGAGTGGGCCGTTTGAGCACCACATCACGGCCTGCGTGGCCCTGGCCGCCTGGCAGTACTACTGCGTGACGCAGGACAAGGCCTGGCTGCGCGAGAAGGGCTGGCCGATTCTTTCGGCCACGGCCGACTTCTGGGCCAGCCGCGTGGAGCGTAACGGCCCCGGCCACTACGACATCAAGAACGTGGTGGCGGCCGACGAATGGGCCGAGAACATCGACAACGATGCCTTCACCAACGGCGCAGCCCAGGCCAACCTGCAAGCCGCCGCCGCTGCCGCGAAGCTGCTGGGCCTGCCCGCCGACCCCGACTGGGCGCTCGTGGCCCGCAACATTCCCATCCTCAAGATGGCCGACGGCGTGACCCAGGAGCACGCCACGTACAAGGGCGAAGGCATCAAGCAGGGCGACGTGAACCTGCTGGCGTACCCGCTGAGCATCGTGACGGCCCCGGCCCAAATCAAGAAAGACCTGACTTACTACGAAACCCGTATTCCCAACGAAGGCACCCCGGCCATGACGCAGGCCATTTTTTCCCTGCTCTATGCCCGCCTCGGCAACGGCGACAAGGCCAAGCTGTGGTTTAAAGACGCCTACGAGCCCAACCTGCTGCCCCCATTCCGGGTCATTGCCGAAACCAAGGGCGGCACCAATCCCTACTTCGCCACCGGCGCGGGGGGCGTGCTGCAGGCCGTGCTCATGGGCTTCGGTGGGCTGAACATTACGCCCGCGGGCATCACCCAAAGCAAAACCACCTTGCCCACCGGCTGGCAATCGGTGAAGATTACGGGCGTGGGCGTGCAGGGCAAGACCTACTCCGTGGGCCGGTAA
- the treF gene encoding alpha,alpha-trehalase TreF: protein MRKLFLAALLALSGVAAAQTLPLSPRQLYPGLFEAVQLGQVYPDRKTFVDAVAKEPAAEILRAYAQQKDTPGFDLKAFVAAHFTPPAPVGGQYHSEVTAGLRHHLDTLWTVLQRQPDTVKQAGSSLLPLPRPYIVPGGRFREVYYWDSYFTMLGLAESHRTTVIRDMVDNFAYLLDTYGFIPNGTRTYYLTRSQPPFFALMVGLLAEQEGTPKTLVRYQPQLLREYAYWMAGAEALKPGTARLRAVRMPHGELLNRYYDTSDQPREESYAEDVAAAKLSKQTPAQFYRNIRAAAASGWDFSTRWFGPDGQLGSIQTTDMVPVDLNCLLYNLENTIAKTYQQQGNATRANAFLTKAQNRKKAILAYCWDAKAGWFVDYNLRRGQRSPLQTLAGVYPLKFGIATPPQAAAVGTGLQKNFLKPGGLATTRSRSGQQWDAPNAWAPLQSMAIDGLERYHQSTLARTIGTRWIDLNSGVFQQTGKLMEKYNVVDPHLKAGGGEYPLQDGFGWTNGVLLRLINKYKPEKAL, encoded by the coding sequence ATGCGCAAGCTCTTCCTCGCGGCCCTCCTCGCTCTATCGGGCGTGGCGGCCGCCCAAACGCTGCCACTCTCGCCCCGCCAGCTCTACCCGGGCCTGTTCGAGGCCGTGCAGCTGGGCCAGGTATACCCCGACCGCAAAACCTTCGTGGATGCCGTGGCCAAGGAGCCCGCAGCGGAAATCCTGCGGGCCTACGCCCAGCAAAAAGACACGCCCGGCTTCGACCTGAAAGCGTTTGTGGCCGCGCACTTTACGCCACCCGCTCCGGTGGGCGGCCAGTACCACAGCGAGGTCACGGCCGGCCTGCGCCACCACCTCGACACGCTCTGGACCGTGCTGCAGCGGCAGCCCGATACGGTTAAGCAAGCGGGCTCGTCGCTGCTGCCGCTGCCGCGGCCTTACATCGTGCCCGGGGGCCGCTTCCGTGAAGTGTATTACTGGGACTCCTACTTTACCATGCTGGGCCTGGCCGAAAGCCACCGCACCACCGTCATTCGGGACATGGTCGACAACTTCGCGTACCTGCTCGACACCTACGGCTTTATTCCCAACGGCACCCGTACCTACTACCTCACCCGCTCGCAGCCCCCGTTTTTTGCCTTGATGGTGGGCCTGCTGGCCGAGCAGGAAGGCACGCCCAAAACGCTGGTGCGCTACCAGCCCCAGCTGCTGCGCGAATACGCCTACTGGATGGCCGGCGCCGAGGCCCTGAAGCCCGGCACGGCCCGGCTCCGGGCCGTGCGCATGCCGCACGGTGAGCTGCTCAACCGCTACTACGACACCAGCGACCAGCCCCGCGAGGAATCCTACGCGGAGGACGTGGCCGCCGCCAAATTGAGCAAGCAGACACCGGCTCAATTTTACCGCAACATCCGCGCCGCGGCGGCTTCCGGCTGGGATTTTAGCACCCGCTGGTTTGGGCCCGATGGCCAGTTGGGCAGCATCCAAACCACCGATATGGTGCCCGTGGACTTGAACTGCCTGCTCTACAACCTCGAAAACACCATTGCCAAAACTTACCAGCAGCAGGGCAACGCCACGCGGGCCAACGCCTTTCTCACCAAAGCCCAGAACCGCAAAAAAGCCATCCTGGCGTACTGCTGGGACGCCAAGGCCGGCTGGTTTGTGGACTATAACCTGCGCCGCGGGCAGCGCTCGCCCCTGCAAACCCTGGCCGGAGTGTACCCGCTGAAGTTTGGCATTGCCACCCCGCCCCAGGCTGCGGCGGTGGGCACGGGCCTGCAAAAGAACTTCCTGAAGCCCGGCGGCCTGGCCACCACCCGCAGCCGCAGCGGCCAGCAGTGGGACGCCCCCAACGCCTGGGCCCCGCTGCAGTCCATGGCCATCGACGGACTGGAGCGGTACCACCAGTCAACCCTGGCCCGCACCATCGGCACCCGCTGGATTGACCTGAACAGCGGGGTGTTTCAGCAAACCGGCAAGCTGATGGAGAAATACAACGTGGTAGACCCTCACTTAAAGGCCGGCGGCGGCGAATACCCCCTGCAAGACGGCTTCGGCTGGACCAACGGGGTCCTGCTCCGGCTTATCAATAAATACAAGCCGGAAAAGGCCTTATAA
- a CDS encoding DUF5686 and carboxypeptidase regulatory-like domain-containing protein, which yields MFALLLSGLPGLSYAGIIKGTVKGANQEGLAFANVAVRGAATSTGANEQGQFQLRLPAGQYELVFQYVGYRPQIQPVRVLGGDTVLVLNVTLQPEAYNLGEVLVKSTDRDPAYAIIQQAQQWRAYHRREVAAYRARIYIKSLLRVNDTPAKIMGLFKVGPDIKKGILYLSESLSDISFTQPNVIKERMISSRVSGDSRGLSFNRASAGRNLGFYENLIKIPFSERGFVSPIAANAMLFYKYELVGSTPQGGAVVHKIRVIPRRRTDPVFSGFIYIVDNSWRIHSVDLSLDKEAHIDFVDVLHLAQQYVPAPDNPNVWLIQSQQIRANLSGMGFKGTGYITAVLSNYANVVPTYPTPPTAKAPPAVAEAKEAAVGQETAAQIRKRKPDLRGLSAQVRKQVKRAQRDSLKNDPFARMPRGEVQLIEKGVNERDSSYWDQVRPVPLTAEEKKDYRVKDSTEVIRKSRPYQDSLDKKRNEFEPINLVIGGYTHLNTFRKQSVTVQPLAQIFQYNTVEGAVLNAQAVFSQRTDDRRYFTLTPTLRYGFSSQQLNPSLVATWQLHPAKLKQFSLAAGRTIENFDRNSQLTPAINTLYTLYANRNYAKLYRRDGAELTYLTEPINGLNLRATAAYFDRHELFNSTDRLMRDVRGRAFTPNRPVSEELPDTGFGRSQVLTVGLSLDYKPGQRYISRPDGKFNLGSKWPTFNVQGRLAVPNVLGTDVRYLLLQAGVRDNVSLGLLGTSSFRVSVGGFVGRQAGLTFADYRHFSGNQTLLAGNFSNFQLLDYYRFSTNNTYLEAHYDHHFNGFIFNKVPLLRQLKWQEVASLNYLTTAQAGHYVELGVGVEHILKVFRVDFYTALQSGERLGTGVRVGFGF from the coding sequence GTGTTTGCCTTACTGCTGAGCGGGTTGCCGGGGTTGAGCTACGCGGGCATCATCAAGGGCACCGTGAAGGGGGCCAACCAGGAAGGGCTGGCCTTTGCCAACGTGGCCGTGCGCGGCGCCGCCACCAGCACCGGCGCCAACGAGCAGGGCCAGTTCCAGCTGCGGCTGCCGGCCGGGCAGTACGAGCTGGTGTTTCAGTACGTGGGCTACCGGCCCCAAATCCAGCCGGTGCGCGTGCTCGGCGGCGATACCGTGCTGGTGCTCAACGTGACGCTGCAGCCCGAGGCCTACAACCTGGGCGAAGTGCTGGTGAAATCCACCGACCGCGACCCGGCCTACGCCATCATTCAGCAGGCGCAGCAGTGGCGGGCCTACCACCGGCGTGAGGTGGCGGCATACCGCGCCCGCATCTACATCAAAAGCCTGCTCCGCGTAAACGACACGCCCGCCAAAATCATGGGCCTGTTCAAGGTGGGCCCAGATATCAAAAAAGGCATTCTGTACCTCTCCGAAAGTTTGTCCGACATCAGCTTCACCCAGCCCAACGTCATCAAGGAGCGCATGATTTCGAGCCGGGTCAGCGGCGATTCGCGGGGCCTGAGCTTCAACCGGGCCAGCGCGGGCCGCAACCTGGGCTTCTACGAAAACCTGATAAAAATTCCCTTTTCGGAGCGCGGCTTCGTGTCGCCTATCGCGGCCAACGCCATGCTGTTCTACAAGTACGAGCTGGTGGGCAGCACCCCACAGGGCGGCGCGGTGGTGCACAAAATCCGGGTGATTCCGCGCCGCCGCACCGACCCCGTTTTTTCGGGCTTCATCTACATCGTCGACAATTCCTGGCGCATTCACTCCGTTGATTTGAGCCTGGACAAAGAGGCCCACATTGATTTCGTCGACGTGCTGCACCTGGCCCAACAATACGTGCCGGCACCGGACAATCCCAACGTCTGGCTCATCCAGTCGCAGCAGATACGGGCCAACCTGTCGGGCATGGGGTTCAAAGGCACCGGCTACATCACGGCCGTGCTCTCCAACTACGCCAACGTGGTGCCTACCTACCCCACGCCGCCCACCGCCAAAGCCCCGCCCGCAGTGGCCGAGGCGAAAGAGGCCGCCGTGGGCCAGGAAACCGCCGCCCAAATCCGCAAGCGCAAGCCCGACCTGCGCGGCCTGAGCGCCCAGGTGCGCAAGCAAGTGAAGCGTGCCCAGCGCGACTCCCTGAAAAACGACCCCTTTGCCCGGATGCCGCGCGGCGAGGTGCAGCTCATCGAGAAGGGCGTGAACGAGCGCGACTCCAGCTACTGGGACCAGGTGCGCCCCGTGCCGCTTACGGCCGAAGAGAAAAAGGACTATCGCGTGAAGGACAGCACGGAGGTCATCCGCAAGTCGCGCCCCTACCAGGACTCGCTCGATAAAAAGCGCAACGAGTTCGAGCCCATCAACCTGGTTATCGGGGGCTACACCCACCTCAATACCTTCCGGAAGCAGTCCGTTACGGTGCAGCCGCTGGCGCAGATATTCCAGTACAACACCGTGGAGGGCGCGGTGCTCAATGCCCAGGCCGTCTTCAGCCAGCGCACCGACGACCGCCGCTACTTCACCCTCACGCCCACGTTGCGCTACGGCTTTAGCAGCCAGCAGCTCAACCCCAGCCTAGTGGCTACCTGGCAGCTGCACCCGGCCAAGCTCAAGCAATTCAGCCTGGCGGCGGGCCGCACTATCGAGAACTTCGACCGCAACTCGCAGCTCACGCCGGCCATCAACACGCTTTACACGCTCTACGCCAACCGCAACTACGCCAAGCTCTACCGCCGCGACGGGGCCGAGCTTACCTACCTCACCGAACCGATAAACGGCCTCAACCTGCGCGCCACCGCCGCCTACTTCGACCGCCATGAGCTGTTCAACTCAACCGACCGTCTCATGCGGGACGTGCGCGGCCGCGCCTTCACGCCCAACCGGCCCGTGAGCGAAGAGCTGCCCGATACCGGCTTTGGCCGCAGCCAGGTGCTCACCGTGGGGCTCTCACTCGACTACAAGCCCGGCCAGCGCTACATCAGCCGGCCCGATGGCAAGTTCAACCTCGGCTCGAAGTGGCCCACTTTCAACGTGCAGGGCCGCCTGGCCGTGCCCAACGTGCTGGGGACCGATGTACGCTACCTGCTGCTGCAAGCCGGCGTGCGCGACAACGTGTCGCTCGGCCTGCTGGGCACCAGCAGCTTCCGCGTGAGCGTGGGCGGCTTCGTGGGCCGGCAAGCGGGCCTCACGTTTGCCGACTACCGCCACTTCTCCGGCAACCAGACCCTCCTGGCCGGCAACTTCAGCAACTTCCAACTGCTGGACTATTACCGCTTCAGCACCAATAACACTTACCTGGAAGCCCACTACGACCACCACTTCAACGGCTTCATCTTCAACAAAGTCCCGCTGCTGCGCCAGCTCAAGTGGCAGGAAGTAGCGTCGCTCAACTACCTGACCACGGCCCAGGCCGGCCACTACGTGGAGCTGGGCGTGGGCGTCGAGCACATCCTGAAGGTCTTCCGCGTCGATTTCTACACGGCCTTGCAAAGCGGCGAGCGGCTGGGCACTGGTGTGCGGGTAGGGTTTGGGTTTTAA
- a CDS encoding DMT family transporter translates to MLKDITPGIRLMLLSTLLFAGMNACVKQLHHLPALEIIFFRSIFSIVASYVALRRLGVAPFGNNYRLLISRGSTGAVALVCYFLAIQHLPLATAVTAQYLAPIFTAVMGIWLVREPVRSWQWVFFALSFGGVVLVQQGGPATPSAGPAEPADLGLVYLGIGVLGALLSGLSYNAIRKLRGREHPLVIVFYFPLISLPLAALGCLFHWQTPQGMDWLWLLVCGAFTQGAQVAMTRAYQLERLSRVAPLNYLGMFYALGLGYVFFGENFGPVAYAGMAMVLLGVGLNAWYTSHVDARSASLPPAEEVVA, encoded by the coding sequence ATGTTAAAGGATATCACGCCCGGCATCCGGCTGATGCTGCTGAGTACCTTGCTGTTTGCGGGCATGAACGCCTGCGTGAAGCAGCTGCACCACCTGCCCGCGCTGGAAATCATTTTCTTTCGCTCCATCTTTTCCATTGTGGCCAGCTACGTGGCCCTGCGGCGGCTGGGCGTGGCCCCGTTCGGCAACAACTACCGCCTGCTCATTAGCCGGGGCAGCACCGGGGCGGTGGCGCTGGTGTGCTACTTTCTGGCCATTCAGCACCTGCCGTTGGCCACGGCCGTCACGGCCCAGTACCTGGCCCCGATTTTTACGGCCGTGATGGGCATCTGGCTCGTGCGCGAGCCGGTGCGCAGCTGGCAGTGGGTGTTCTTCGCGCTCAGCTTCGGTGGTGTGGTGCTGGTGCAGCAGGGCGGGCCCGCCACGCCCAGCGCCGGCCCGGCTGAGCCAGCCGACCTTGGCCTGGTGTACCTGGGCATTGGCGTGCTGGGTGCGCTGCTTTCAGGGTTGAGTTACAACGCCATCCGCAAGCTGCGCGGGCGCGAGCACCCGCTGGTTATTGTCTTCTACTTCCCCTTGATTTCGCTGCCGCTGGCGGCCCTGGGCTGCCTGTTTCACTGGCAAACCCCGCAGGGGATGGACTGGCTCTGGTTGCTGGTGTGCGGCGCCTTCACGCAGGGCGCGCAAGTGGCCATGACGCGCGCCTACCAGCTGGAGCGCCTCAGCCGGGTGGCGCCGCTTAACTACCTGGGCATGTTCTACGCCCTGGGGTTGGGCTACGTGTTTTTTGGCGAAAACTTTGGGCCGGTGGCCTATGCTGGCATGGCCATGGTGCTGCTGGGTGTGGGCCTCAATGCCTGGTACACCAGCCACGTAGACGCCCGCTCGGCCAGCCTGCCTCCGGCCGAGGAGGTGGTGGCGTGA